TGGCCAGTGTCATCCCCTTTGAATAGATCTATCTTTTCGCCCGGTTGCAGTTCTAGCATAGTGCCAGCTTCTACTTGCGCATTACCAAAAGCGCCACCTTCTGATAAAGGATCACCGGTTACTGGGTCGAATAGCCAGCCGTCATCATCGGTTATGTCGTAATTTTCACGGTATATTGCGCCTGTGTAGGGTGCGCGTGTTTGTTTACGTGTTAGCTCGGCATCGTCGTAGCTGTCGAATGTAATTGCTTTAACTAAGCCTGCTGCGCTGTCGGGCTCGCCACGTATTTGCCCCGGGTGTAATGGGTTAAAATGGTGCGCAACTTCATTAGCTGGAACTCGAACCAAGTTAGATAATGAAGCCGTATAGTTATACATTTCGCCGGGGTGTTCACGGTACATGTGGTATGCCACACGTTGGCCACGGCGGTTAAATTCAATGCCTGCAATAATCCGGTTTCCGTTAGCAAGATTATCGTTGTAATCAAGCGGCACAAAGTCAGCTTCTAATACTTGAAACTGTATTGGCACAATTAAGCCGGAGCCTACTCCGCGATAACGAACTCGTATAAAACATTCACCGCTTAAGCGTCTTGCTCGGGCAATTTGGGCTTGCATGCCGTACACATCTAACAAACCTTCTGGATCAAACTGTTCGCATGAGTGCTCCCAGCAATCGTTAATAATTTTGTTGATCTCTTTGCTTTTAGTTTTAGCGCGGGGTGTTATGCCAATGCCAATTTCGTTGGTTACTTTCTTTTCAATAGCGCTACGAATAAGCGGCATATTGCGATGGCCAGCCCGGCTGCGATTACGCAACTGGGGCAATGCGCCATTTAATGCACTATTGGCGCCGGTACTGGGTGCATAAACACCACTTAAACGCCGGCCATTGCTTGCGCCTTGATATGGGCTATTAAACACTACGATATTTTGCCCATTGGGGCCTAATATAGGTGATTTACGAAATGACATTACAGCCCCTTATTAACCTGCATTGCGTAGCCAAAGCGACGGCGTTTTTTATTAGGCGCTAGTGCTTTTTCCATCGTTGAGATCACCCGCTCCATTTCAACTAATGAGCGATAACTGATTTCATCACCGCTTGATAGACGAACTCGAGTCATGCCGCTGGCATAGGCTTTCTTTAATTCTTGTAGCTGAGTTTCGCTATACATTATGTTGTCCTATACCTTACTCGGCGCTGCCTTGGCGCGGCCTGTTTAGCTGCCGGCGCTTGGTGTTGCTTGTCGGGGTGATATACGTTTATGTTTTCGTTCCACGGTTGTGCCCAGCGGGCTGGTGATAACCAAAACTTGGGCTTGTGGGTTTGTAACTGATATTGCGCTGCTTCGTTGTAGCAGAGTAAATCCCAAGCTTCGTTGGCGCGTTTCTTGTTGGCTTTATCCCAACGACCTTGTTCGTCGCGGCTTTCTGCTGTTAGTTCTTCGTAAAACCATGCGCCAAGCCAGTCTGGAAAGTGCACATAACCAGAGCCTTCAGTTTCGCGTTCTAACTTGCTGCTTACGTTATCTTTTAATCGGTTGGTTGCCAGTATATGCAGTGGCACATCACCTTTTGCTGCGGCTTTACGATCTGCACGTTTGGTGTTATCTGGCCGCGTTATTTTTACCATTTCGGTTTGCGCTGAACTGCCGCCTTTAACCAGCATTAGCTTATGGTGGCGATTTTCAGTGCGTAGCTTGCGGTAATAACCGTAGGCGTTATCAGATACGCCATCTTCACCGCCGTGGTCACATACTATTAGGTGTACGTGCATTTCACGGCCGCTTTCATCATCTAGCGGGTAACCACGATCTAGTATTAATTTGCTAAGTTGGTGCCAGTCTTCTGGGTAACCAGCAGGATCAATCTGGTGATAACGCTCTGTTGGTTCGGTTGCGTTATCATCTTTAATTCGTGCTGATAGTTTTATGTTGTAACGGTCGATTACCCAGCGTTCATGCTCGCTATTGCCATGAACTTGCACAACAAAGCGCCTATCTTTACCTGCTTGTACGTCAACACAAGCAACTAGGAACAATGCGCCTTCTGGTACATGCCGCTTAGTTGTAACTTCTGCTCTTTCGGCTAGTCGGTCTGAACTACGTTTTCTATCTGATTTTTGATAGCTGTACGGCCTGCCCTGATCTGTGTTAATTGTTGCTTTTAACTTTTCTTGGCTGCCTGTTGCTTCAAAGTCTTTTACGCCGGATAGGTAGTTATAAACTAACTGCTCCCAGCTTTGAAACGATGCGGCTGGCCCTTCCATCCAATAGCTTAAAAAGTCGGTATCTATTAACGTGCCGGTTATTTCACCAGCGGCACTAATGTTGCAACCTTCTGGCACCCAACGCGATGCCATTAGCATTTGCTGCTTTGCAGTTTGCTTTATTTCAGCATCACCGCAGTGCGGGCAAAAGCAAGTAACTGTGCGGCTGGCTTTGCGTATATCAGTTTCGCTTTCATTCCAGCGTAAGTATTTCCATTGTGCTGGGAAGAACTCACCACAGCTGGGGCATGGCCAATACAGTAATCGCCGATCACCAAGGTTATATAGCGCACCAACGCCTAACGTTGGCGGGAATTCATGCGGCTTTTCAGTACTAGGTACCCAATCAGGATCTAATACTTCATAGCCTGGGCTGCTTTCTGCTACAGCCATGCCACGACTGCGGAATGACTGAGTACGTTTTAAGGCTAAATCGAACCCTGAACCTTCGCCCTCTACATCGAGCAAAGTTTGGCTGCGGTCGTAATCAGTGATAATTACGCGGCGCCATTCCGAGCTAGCGAATATTGATTTAGCCGGCCACGCTAGCTTTAAGTAGTTGCCTGCGCGTAAAACTTTATCATGCAAGTTGTTATCGTGGCCGCGTGGGCTAAGTAACGGTTGCAAGTCGGGCGAGTTATCAAGCATAGGCCCGATACGTTTCTTGCTAAACTCTGCCGCTTTCTCTTTTGTTATTTGCACTACTAGCATGTCGCTAGGGTCGCATTTCACATCGTAAGCAACAAAGCCATCTACTAATGCTTGGCTTTTGCCTGTTCGCGCAGGACCAACGAATATTAAGCCTCTATGCCTACGGCTAGTAAGCATGTCTAACGGTTCGCGCATGTAAGGCGTGGTTTCAATGTCCCATTTGCCCCAGTTGCCACTGGCTAGTTTTACTCGAGCATATTCTTGTACTGCTTCGGTAACTGACATTCGCACGGGTGGTTTTAGTAAGCTGGCGATATCGCGTTTAATTTGGCAAACATCACCATAATTAATCATCGTCTTCGTCTTCCGGTTCCATGCCGCCGCGAATGGCGTTCAGATACATATTTTCACGTACCTGATCAATAATAATTTGTACTCGTTCAAGTGCTGAACCCGACAAACCCACTTTTGATTCCAGTTCATCAACTAAACTATCTAGCGGGTTAACGACTGCTTTAACTAATTCAGCCATTGCCCGGGCAACATCATCGCTAGGTATTAAATCTTTAAGCTCAGTATCAAGCTTTAGCTTTTCCCGCTGGGCTTGGTACCAGGCTTTAAGATCCTGCGGCAACATTAATGCAGGATTAGCAAATTCGTTTTCTTCACCGGTAACAACGTCACCAAATAAGGCTGGGCCAATATCTCCCAAGTGATAAGTCGGGTGGCCTTTTCTTATGCCAGCTGGTTCAACTCTAGCGGTTTTTAATCTCGCTGATACTGTGCGTCGGTCAATGCGGAACGCTTCAGCGATACGACTAATGGACCACGCATAGGCATCATCGATGTTGTGCAATGTACCCATGCCATAGCGATCATCTATTTATATAAAGTTCTCTGAGAATGTACAGCTCGTACAAGTGCCCAGCCCTTGTAAACACTGGAAAAGTAATAACCTGTGGTGGATCACCATAAAACGCCGAAAAAAATTGTTTCACCGCGCTTCTGCGCCCCCGTGGTATTAACGAGGATCGGCAGGGTCCCCTGCGTCAAATTCCTGACGCAAATTTTCTGATGCCAGTAATTGCTTCAGCCGCAACTCGTGCTGCAGCCTTGCCCACTCATGCTGCTCTGCATCGTGCCGCTTACGGTTAGACCACACCTGCCACTGTATAAAGCCTAAGCCAACTGTGACTATGACACCTAACATTAACGCTAAGTTTGGCAGTGATAGCAGCCCGCCAAAGGCAGTACTGATTGCGCTAAAGTAAGCGGCTATGGTTGTCTGCTTTTCCATTGTTGGTTTCATCACTAAGTTATTCATATCACTGACTCCCGCTTTGGGCAGCCCACTGCTTAATTGATTCTATGCGTTGTTCGCACTGCTCAAGCATTGACTCAAGCCAGTTACTGTAACTAATGCTATCTGCGTTAGTGCTAACGTTAAAATGAGTTAGGGGCAGACAAGATTGCAGCATGTCGGCTGGTGGCGTCATGTATACCGGCTTGGTAATTGTCACTGTCCGCGTAATTACCTGCGGCTCTGGCGTACTTGAGCAAGCTAACAGCATCATTTGGCATAACAGTATTAGCCCAACTTTTAAGATTTTCATTTTTAGAAACTCTAATTTGCTTTACTTTTTCGTTTGCAACTTCTAATTCGTTTTGTAATCGTCTTGATTCTTGATTTGATTTATTTCTAATATCAGAAAGTAACTTACGATCTTTTAATAAGTTCTTATTTATTAATTCAGTAAATTCAATTTCATCAGTTAACCGCGTTACGTCTGCTTCAGCGTTAGCTAGGTTAGCTTGTAAGCTATTCACTTTAATAGTTAATGCCTTAGCATTTTGAATGGCCACATAAAGCTGAGTACCAACAAAGGTAAACAAAGAAATGATTGCAATTGCAATGATAGATATCATGATTAACTTAGTTCTACTCATTAGCATTAATTACCCCTTTTAGACATAAGTCGCGCTCTAACCTGCGACGTGTTCTTAAGCCAACTAACTCTTTGCCACCAGCATAAATCCAACCTTTACAGGTATTACTGCTACTACTGCAAGCGTGGGTTAGCTCAATACAAGCATCGATACGCATGTCAGAGTTAAGCAACGATAGCAATGTGCTTTGCTTAAAGTTAAAAGCGCCAACGTTATAATGAAATGATAAGTAAGCTGTGTGCTCTTGCTCTGTTAGTTTTACCTTAACTGCATTACGTAACTGCATATCATGTAATTTTAAATCTGCAGCAAATTGTTGATCACACTGCTCTACTGTAAATGCATCACCAATCACCAAGCCCTGCTTAACACTTCCATAGCATGCGGTTGGTATTCCAATCGGATCAGCATGCACAGCTAACTTAGCCGGATCATTAGTATCGTTTTCTAATGGAGCTATAAAAGCGCCTGCAGCAAGAATCACACCTGCCAAACCTAAACCAGACAATCTAGCGGTGATACTTTTCATATTTATTCCAGGCATAAAAAAACCCCAGCTGAGGACTGAGGTTAATTGATATATTTTGCGCGGCTTAAACACTTATAACTCGTTCAAGCATAACTAAATATAGCGCTTTAAAGGGGGCTTGTCGGCGTCATAAATGCGGCTTTTATAAAAAAACAATCAAAATTTGGTTTGACGGAATCATTGATAATACAAAACTGGAAAATTTACTCATTTTCAAGTTGTATCACGCTTTAACTTGCTCCGTTCTTCTTAGCAGATATAAGTTAGTTTGAGCAATTTTTATACCCTGCTTCACTAAATTAAAGATATTAAGGCCGTAAATTTAGAGTGGTTTTATCAATCTAATCGATAATCAAAAATAATTTGCATTTCTAAATGGCTTTATAAAGTAATAAAATTTATAAAAAGTGAATTAATTTGGTAAAGTATAAAATCATGGTATAAGGGAATAATTTGTCATAAAAACATATAAATACCTTCAAAAACAACTCCTATTTTGAGGGATGATTATTAAATAAATAATGAAAAGCTATTCTTGGTTTAGCTCTCAAGTTTACATCATAATGAGTGAGTGTTTAGCTAGCTTAGGCATCAAGCTTTGCTAACACTAACATATAAAAATTGGCAATTATTTTTTTACCTGATATTTAATGCTTATTGAAGTGTTAAACACCCAAGGTAATGGGCCAAGGCTTTAAGGGTAATGTGAATAATGACGACAGATAATGGATCATGGACAGATTTTGTACCGACAATTACTAAACCTATTGTTTATACTTATAAATATCGGAAGGTAATTCAAAAGTACTGGAAGATTATGCAAGTAAAGTTAAATTCTGGCAGGCCTAGTGTAATCATCACTGGCAGGGCTGGTGTGGGTAAAAGTGTTTTAGCTGCGCATTATCATGGTGAAGCTAATACCCAAGATTGGAATGAGCCAGGTACTAGCACTGACGTAGAAATAAAACCAATTACAATTGGTGAATGGACAAAAATCGTTGCAGTAATACCTGGTCAAAACACAAAGGAACGAGCAAGAGCCCTAGATGAAGCATTAAATAAAGCTAATAAATTAGACGGTGTTATACATGTTGTGGATTGGGGATTTACTTCAATTCGTGATTCAGCAGTAAGAAAAGAGATGGTTGAAAGTAAAGGTTTAGACTCAATTGAAAAAATAAGAGCGCATAATTTAGCTCTCGAATTAAAAGATTTTGAATTAATGCTTGATAAATTAGCAATGTCTATTTCTAATAATAGAGGGCCAGAGTGGCTCGTTATCGCTGTGAATAAAGTGGATTTATTCGAAAACAGATTACTAACAGCTGAGCAATATTACAACCCTTCTTGCACAAGTGAATTTACTGATAAAATGTGAGCGTAACCCCAACCACACATTCNCGATAAAATAAACTCGTTTTATAATATTATTGGTAAAAATAATATTAAAATTATTTCTTTACCTGTATGCCCTATGCCTGAATCGTTCACATGGAATGATGAGTTAATCAGGCCCCAAGTTAATAGTATTACAAAACAACGTAACTATCTTAGAGTTTTTATTGAGAAAATATCGTTGTTACAAAATGGAGTTGAATAATGGAGCAAAGTAATTCAAGTGAGTTAGATAAACTCGTTTCCATGGCTGAAGAAGTGTCAGATACAGTTAATAAAATAAAAACTCAAATTTCAAAATTAAGGAGTATGGCTGTAGTTTCATTTTTTGGTATTTATGCAACTATGGGTTTGATTTATATAATTATTCACCCTTCAAAGTGGATTATTGAACAACCTCTTTTTTTACTGATTTTTTTGATTTTACTGACGCTTATTTTAGGTGTCGCCTCATTATTTTATTTTTTCCAATATATCATCAAGCATCGAGTGTATCGGAATAAGTTAACTGCAGAAATTCAAATACTATACAGGTTACTGGATATGGTTCATGAGTATAAAGATAATATTTACGATACAAAACTAAGTTATGTTGAAGAAGCCATATTAGATATGAAACTGAGAAGATTAGAATTTTCAAGTAAAAATTAGCTCTTAATACTGAGTCAAATTACTAAAAGGCCACCTAAACGGAATTTGTGACTGGATCTGTTTTAATTATATTTTACCATCACTTAACTTTTATCAAGACGTCATAGTTTTTATGAATATTCTTGAAATAAAATAGTCTCAGCATGTAGCAGTGCTAAACGCTCCGTTAAGCTAAGCTTTTTCTGTTTAATATAACGCTTAGTGATTACTGCTTTTTGCTGTAGTGGTAAGGTATGCATTTTCTTATCAAGCTGTTCTATGTAATGAGGCACAAATATTTCATCAGCTTGGTGACTAAATAAATGTTTATCAGAGCTGATCCAAATTCCTGTTTGTAACATCTCACAACATCGAGCTGTTACCGATGTGCTGGCATAGCCTTGTAGCAACTCTTTGTTTGCCCAAAACCTACCCCACTGTTTTAACTCTGCTCGAAGTTCACGTATATTCATTATTATGATGTCTCCCGTGCTATGGTTATGGCGTCTAATAATTCAATTTTAAAAGCACTCTCACAAATCTGCATAGTCTGCCCAAAGCTTGGTTCTGTTTTCTTATGTTCCCATCGTTGATAAGTACTACGATCAATATTAGACATAAAGCAGACTTCCTCTTGAGTAAGCCCAATCTTTAAACGTACACTGCGTAGTATATGCCCACCATGCAACCTAACAGATTCATTCGACATACTACCTCCCAAACAACGCAATTAATGCTGCGTCGCGGCAATCTTCATTACTACGGCCAGTCCAACCGGTTAACTTATTAAAGTAAGCTGCATCTTTTTTACAGCGGGTTTTATGCCCACCCATTAATGGTCTACACGGTTTCACCTGGTATCCTGCTGCAGTAATTGTTTCTATTAATAAAGTGGCCACTGCTTTTACTTGTCCCACGTTCTGGCTAATGCGGTCATTAACCGCTTGTTTGTTTATGGCCTTGGGTAAAGCTCTTGGGAATGTTGGCTTTATTAAATTAGGTTCTTCTATTTTAACCTGCAGCTGCTGCGGCGAACCTTGCTTAGTTAACCAGGCAACAACCTCAGCAAAAGGCACGCGCTGCAGCTGCTCGATAGTGCGACCGTTTATTACAGCAAAACCACTTGCAGTTAAGTCTGGGTCTATACCTATAATTATCATTAAAACCCCTATTAAAACTTTCCGTACTGTAAAATTCTAAAATTGAATAAAACCTTTTATTTATAATGCATTACCTAATAATTAAGTTTTATCAATGCCTGTATTGTGCAAACTATTAAGTGATGTATTTAACCAGTCGTGATACTGCGATAACGCAACATGTTTAACCTCTAATGCATCAGCATTTATATACACTGCATCTAAACCTTTCTGCTTATGGTTAAGCATTCGCTCGCCTACCCAGTAATCAATGCCTATAGTTGCCCAAGCACTTCTAGCAAGTTTTCGTAAATCATGTGCGCTAAACTTACCTGCTGATGCTGCTCTAATCAGTTTCTGAGCATCATTGTGTGAATAGGCTTTACGGTTATATTCAAATAAATACTCACCTTGGCTTAGCTCCCTAAAAGCCAGTAGCATAGCTTTAGCCTGCTTAGTAATCGGCATAATGTGGTTGGAGTCAGTTTTAGTAATGGCAGCCGGTATCGTGATCTGATTAACTTCAAAGTCGAAGTAACACCATTTAAGTTTTCTGGTTTCACCTATGCGCGTAGCAAACATCATCATAAACAACAGCATGGTTTTAACTGGCTCGGATAAACCTATTATTAACGCCATAGTACGGCCAGCGTCACTTACTAATAACCGCCCTTGCTTAGGCTCAATGCGCCGTTGAATGTGATCACCAAACCGCATTGTGGCCATAGGGTTAATGCTTACTAAGCCCAGTTCATTGGCACTTTTAAAAGCCCGTTTTAATACAGCAAAATATTGTCTAATGGTGGACGGTTTAAGTGATGCATTCTGTAGCGGTAGCATTAAACGCTCATCAATAACTAATTTAGTTAAATCAGTAATTTTGATATTGGCCAAACGTGGTACCAGATGCTTTTCAATAGCGCATTTAACCCCTTTACGGCGGCTATCGCTTTTAACAGACTCGCGTTCAATACGGCCTAAATACCAAGTAAGCAGCTGGCCAACCGTTGCAAAATCACTATTTTGTACATCAGTACCAGTTGCTAATTTTTTCAATATTTCAGGAACTATCGAATGTGCATCTTTAGTTTTTAGTGCTGGCCAGTAACCTAACCGCTGTCTTAACTTTTTACCTGCTTCATATCGCACCAAATACCACGTCCCTTTATCGCGATTTTTATGTATGCGTAACGCTAACGGGTGCCTATGATCACGTAGTTCACCAATCGTTAAATCTGCTGCAAATCGAACCACAGCAGCATCAGTTATTGCTAACGCGACAGATTTCATTAACGCAGCAGACTTCATCATTCCTCAATAACCGCCTTATTGGTAAAGGTTTTAACGTTTTCAAGATGATCAACAATCAGCAATAATTCATTGCCGGCTAATTCATCAGCACGATAAACCGACTGCAGATCAGCTGGGGCATTTTCTAACGTGTTAGCAGCTGCACTACGCAAGTGGTTTATTGCTTCTTGTATGTGATACTGCGTTTCAAATTTATGTGTCATGCCTTACCCTCACCAAAGTCATTGCGGTATTTGTTTAGCGCTGCTCTATGCTGTTCTCGCTGCTTTTCAGGCATATCCGCTAATTTATTTTGAATAGCTAACCGGTTCATTTTCCCAGCACGTTTCTGATACAACCAAAAACAAGCTAAGGTTTCTGCTGCTGCCATTTCTTGCTGTTCTTTTGGCAACTGGCAAAGGTTCATATTGTTTGCACTCCTTATCTTCTGCTGCGACCAGTGAAAGCCAAAACTAAACCGCCATCTTCGCGCAAACGGTCAACAACACGAGTACCTACAGCTTCTTTAACACCTGTAATATCTAAATTGCTCACCAGAACAGTTGGCAGCATGTTGTTGTAACGGCCATCGATAACATCAAAAATAAATAGCTTTTCTGTATCGCTGCCATAGCCCATACCCACTTCGTCAATCACCAGTAAATCGATGCTTGCAAACTTTTTTATCAACTGTGTTTCTGTAAAGTGTGCACCAGGCCGCCAGCAATCTTTTAGCTCTCTGATCAGGTCTTGCATTTTCACAATGCGGCAACGCTTACCTGAAGCTAGCAATTGATTTACCGTTGCAGACATCAGCAATGTTTTACCTGTTCCTAGACTGCCGCACATAACCATATTTCCACTGCCGTCTAACTGAATTTTGTTACAAAAAAGCTTTATGCTTGCGAGGTTTTTAGCTTCGTGATCTTCTTCTGGAACGTAATCATCAAAACATGCATCAACATTGCGCAGTGATACACCCGCTTCAATTCTCGACCGTCTAACCAAGTCAGCAGCCTGTTTTTTAGCAAGCTGAGCATCTTCAGCACGTTGTTTTTGGTTGTTCTCAACAGCGCACTTAGGGCAATAATCATTTTTAAAAAACTTAGTGCCCATTGGCAGAAAACGCATTTCGTAATCACCGTGCTTTGCACAGTGTAAAAGTTGAATGTTTTTTGGCATTTCAGTCACTAAATTCATAAAGCCCCCGATGTATAATTTTGTTTTTCAAACGAATGCGGTAACTTTTGTTTGCTGGGCGAAGCCCTAGCGTTAATCAGCCACTCGTACTCAAAACCAGCCCAACCTTTCATCATCGCTTCACCCAAGCAATCATCTACAGTAAAGCCAGCGTCAACAGCCAAGCTAAGCTGTTTGGCCAGTCGGTTTACAACGGTTTGTGTCATGGGTGATTTTTTAGCTTTACGAAAAGTTAGGTAATCTTTGAAAACTTGGTCACTCGGTTTAGCAGGCCAGTTTGAATAATCTAAATCCTTGGCAGCTTTTGCGCGTTCAAGTTTGCTAGCACCAGCGACAGCGGTGCTAATCTCTTCTTCAGGAATCAATGAATCAGGAATCAATGAATCAGGAATCAGAGAATCAGCAAGATATTCACCGTCTTTACACGGTGGATTAACCGTTAAAGCACCGTTACTATCTTTTCTGTTACCGTTATCCTGTTGTTGTTTAACGGTTTCAGTCTTGGTTTTTGCAGCCTGTTTATCTTTACTGCTAGGGTAAACACCGTTAATGTCGGGTAATTCACTGGCCTTTTCTGTGTGATGTGGGTTTTGGTGTTTAGTAAAATTAAGTATTTGCACCAGCCTTTCACCGTTAATTTCATAGCGTTGAATAAAGCCAAATCGCTCTAATTCAGATAACCCATGATCAACATCAACATTATCAGCCGGAAAAACACCCATTCTAATACGCTTGGGTCTATCTTCTAACCGGCCTTCACGGTCAGATAATGTCCACAGGCCAATAAATAAAAGACGGTATTCAAAAGATAATTCAACCAGATCATCATTAAGAAAAAATGCTGGCTTAATATTACGTGCTCTGGCCATGCTAATTCCTATTGATGATTAGTGGGTTACGGTTTAAACTCTGCATTGGTGATTAACTCCTTATTAGTTAGTTACCTTTGGCCCACTCTGAACAGTGGGCTTTTTTATTACTGAAATTCTGTTGCTGTCTTTCCGTCGGTCAAGACAACAACCCTTATGGGTTTACGGCAGTTAACCTCGCCGCGCTGGTGTTACTTACCAATCACCGCTGTTGGGTGCTTTGGTAAATCTCTTACTTGACCTTCAACCACCGCATTTAGCGCCAGCGCTTCGTCTACAGTTTTCATTAATTTGGCTTTTATTCGCGCAAACTCAGTGCTATCAATCACTCCATCTTCACGTGCAAGACGTATCTCTCCCAGCGCAGCGCCTAATTGTTCACTAACCCGCATTAACTGGTCACTTAGTTCTTCATCGCAGCTAACGCTGTCTGGTAGTTTTACAAACACACCACCACGTTGTTGGCACCATGTTTCTAAAATTAAATTGTCATTAGCTTTGTCTGTTAATAAAACGGCATCACGTAAGTACAAATGGTTGCTGTCGTTTTCAGGGTTTAGCTTGTTATAAACAACTGAAATTTTTTGAAATGTTTCTGCTGAAAAGCGCTCAACACCATATTGGTGACCAACAAAATGTGCAGCATCAAGGGGGCATGAAAAGTGCGTGTTTTTTAATGTGCGGTTATTCATCACTAAGCTATCCTGTCTTTAGTTACTTTATTTGGGTGTAAGATTTGTAATGCTGAAAACTTACCATCTGTTTCGTTCGCAATTTTTTTAGCGTATTCGGTTTCACCGGTGTAATCGGTTCTTGGCAATTTTCCAGCTTTAAGCCATTTGTAAACAGCTCTTACACTGACTCCGCAAGCTTTTGCGACCCCTGAGACTTTATTTGGAGTTGATTCTATGGCCTGTTCTAAGATATGCATAACCGCCCTTTTATGTGTACTTTTGGTACATATTAAATGTGAACTGACTTTTCTGCAAGTAAAGAAGAGAATTGAATTATTGGTTCACAAAGAATGATAAATTTGAATAGCTT
The sequence above is drawn from the Rheinheimera salexigens genome and encodes:
- a CDS encoding phage portal protein, coding for MSFRKSPILGPNGQNIVVFNSPYQGASNGRRLSGVYAPSTGANSALNGALPQLRNRSRAGHRNMPLIRSAIEKKVTNEIGIGITPRAKTKSKEINKIINDCWEHSCEQFDPEGLLDVYGMQAQIARARRLSGECFIRVRYRGVGSGLIVPIQFQVLEADFVPLDYNDNLANGNRIIAGIEFNRRGQRVAYHMYREHPGEMYNYTASLSNLVRVPANEVAHHFNPLHPGQIRGEPDSAAGLVKAITFDSYDDAELTRKQTRAPYTGAIYRENYDITDDDGWLFDPVTGDPLSEGGAFGNAQVEAGTMLELQPGEKIDLFKGDDTGQGYGDFMRWQSMMQASAQDLPYELLTGDWEKVNDRLVRAILNEFRRKVQMDQWHLMIPQVLKWMRKHWLKRAVLSGAINLPNYSTQSAEYHSDIWCPHGWPYINPNIDVEAKITAIDADLLAHEDVVAEQGEDLTDIQERNAAARKARGQRNTTSTKRDKDDE
- a CDS encoding phage head-tail joining protein, yielding MYSETQLQELKKAYASGMTRVRLSSGDEISYRSLVEMERVISTMEKALAPNKKRRRFGYAMQVNKGL
- a CDS encoding phage terminase large subunit family protein produces the protein MINYGDVCQIKRDIASLLKPPVRMSVTEAVQEYARVKLASGNWGKWDIETTPYMREPLDMLTSRRHRGLIFVGPARTGKSQALVDGFVAYDVKCDPSDMLVVQITKEKAAEFSKKRIGPMLDNSPDLQPLLSPRGHDNNLHDKVLRAGNYLKLAWPAKSIFASSEWRRVIITDYDRSQTLLDVEGEGSGFDLALKRTQSFRSRGMAVAESSPGYEVLDPDWVPSTEKPHEFPPTLGVGALYNLGDRRLLYWPCPSCGEFFPAQWKYLRWNESETDIRKASRTVTCFCPHCGDAEIKQTAKQQMLMASRWVPEGCNISAAGEITGTLIDTDFLSYWMEGPAASFQSWEQLVYNYLSGVKDFEATGSQEKLKATINTDQGRPYSYQKSDRKRSSDRLAERAEVTTKRHVPEGALFLVACVDVQAGKDRRFVVQVHGNSEHERWVIDRYNIKLSARIKDDNATEPTERYHQIDPAGYPEDWHQLSKLILDRGYPLDDESGREMHVHLIVCDHGGEDGVSDNAYGYYRKLRTENRHHKLMLVKGGSSAQTEMVKITRPDNTKRADRKAAAKGDVPLHILATNRLKDNVSSKLERETEGSGYVHFPDWLGAWFYEELTAESRDEQGRWDKANKKRANEAWDLLCYNEAAQYQLQTHKPKFWLSPARWAQPWNENINVYHPDKQHQAPAAKQAAPRQRRVRYRTT
- a CDS encoding DUF1441 family protein, which produces MGTLHNIDDAYAWSISRIAEAFRIDRRTVSARLKTARVEPAGIRKGHPTYHLGDIGPALFGDVVTGEENEFANPALMLPQDLKAWYQAQREKLKLDTELKDLIPSDDVARAMAELVKAVVNPLDSLVDELESKVGLSGSALERVQIIIDQVRENMYLNAIRGGMEPEDEDDD
- a CDS encoding phage holin family protein; the protein is MNNLVMKPTMEKQTTIAAYFSAISTAFGGLLSLPNLALMLGVIVTVGLGFIQWQVWSNRKRHDAEQHEWARLQHELRLKQLLASENLRQEFDAGDPADPR
- the lysC gene encoding Rz1-like lysis system protein LysC, which gives rise to MTITKPVYMTPPADMLQSCLPLTHFNVSTNADSISYSNWLESMLEQCEQRIESIKQWAAQSGSQ
- a CDS encoding lysozyme yields the protein MKSITARLSGLGLAGVILAAGAFIAPLENDTNDPAKLAVHADPIGIPTACYGSVKQGLVIGDAFTVEQCDQQFAADLKLHDMQLRNAVKVKLTEQEHTAYLSFHYNVGAFNFKQSTLLSLLNSDMRIDACIELTHACSSSSNTCKGWIYAGGKELVGLRTRRRLERDLCLKGVINANE
- a CDS encoding GTPase domain-containing protein produces the protein MTTDNGSWTDFVPTITKPIVYTYKYRKVIQKYWKIMQVKLNSGRPSVIITGRAGVGKSVLAAHYHGEANTQDWNEPGTSTDVEIKPITIGEWTKIVAVIPGQNTKERARALDEALNKANKLDGVIHVVDWGFTSIRDSAVRKEMVESKGLDSIEKIRAHNLALELKDFELMLDKLAMSISNNRGPEWLVIAVNKVDLFENRLLTAEQYYNPSCTSEFTDKM
- a CDS encoding helix-turn-helix domain-containing protein, yielding MSNESVRLHGGHILRSVRLKIGLTQEEVCFMSNIDRSTYQRWEHKKTEPSFGQTMQICESAFKIELLDAITIARETS
- a CDS encoding tyrosine-type recombinase/integrase, with amino-acid sequence MMKSAALMKSVALAITDAAVVRFAADLTIGELRDHRHPLALRIHKNRDKGTWYLVRYEAGKKLRQRLGYWPALKTKDAHSIVPEILKKLATGTDVQNSDFATVGQLLTWYLGRIERESVKSDSRRKGVKCAIEKHLVPRLANIKITDLTKLVIDERLMLPLQNASLKPSTIRQYFAVLKRAFKSANELGLVSINPMATMRFGDHIQRRIEPKQGRLLVSDAGRTMALIIGLSEPVKTMLLFMMMFATRIGETRKLKWCYFDFEVNQITIPAAITKTDSNHIMPITKQAKAMLLAFRELSQGEYLFEYNRKAYSHNDAQKLIRAASAGKFSAHDLRKLARSAWATIGIDYWVGERMLNHKQKGLDAVYINADALEVKHVALSQYHDWLNTSLNSLHNTGIDKT